The following proteins come from a genomic window of Iamia sp. SCSIO 61187:
- a CDS encoding circularly permuted type 2 ATP-grasp protein encodes MFDRFGRPRETYRVIHDTLRPQTSDDLLARTEALSRAYRDRGVTFALSGEERPFPLDLVPRVIGAGDWARLESGIIQRVRALEMFLADIYGEGQVLDDGVVPRQLVHSSPHFHRQVYGIRPPGGVHIHVAGIDVIRDEHGEMRVLEDNLRSPSGVSYVMENRRVMARVFPDLFRAQAIAGVDDYPRQLLRALRATAPTVRNPRIVVLTPGVHNSAYFEHALLARLMGVDLVEGRDLICRDDVAYVRTTAGEERVDVIFRRIDDDFLDPVQFRPDTALGVAGLVHANRAGNVTIANAIGNGVADDKLMYTYVPDLIEYYLGEPAILRNVDTYRLEDPEARAHVLDRLDQMVVKPVDGSGGYGLVFGPSCTDEELAAARATILAEPRGWIAQPVVTLSTAPTLVDGRLRPRHLDLRPFAVNDGEKVWVLPGGLTRVALPEGSLVVNSSQGGGSKDTWVLKEAVTPAPVAAPPAAVVPGDKEARREAAPVPLQFGPADDHERQHQQELQQQQGEGGAC; translated from the coding sequence ATGTTCGACCGCTTCGGGCGGCCGCGGGAGACCTACCGGGTCATCCACGACACCCTGCGGCCCCAGACCTCCGACGACCTCCTGGCCCGCACCGAGGCCCTCAGCCGGGCGTACCGCGATCGCGGCGTCACCTTCGCCCTCTCCGGCGAGGAGCGGCCCTTCCCGCTCGACCTCGTCCCCCGGGTGATCGGCGCCGGCGACTGGGCCCGGTTGGAGTCGGGCATCATCCAGCGGGTCAGGGCCCTGGAGATGTTCCTGGCCGACATCTACGGCGAGGGCCAGGTCCTCGACGACGGGGTGGTGCCCCGCCAGCTCGTCCACTCCTCGCCCCACTTCCACCGCCAGGTGTACGGGATCCGCCCGCCCGGCGGCGTCCACATCCACGTCGCCGGCATCGACGTGATCCGCGACGAGCACGGCGAGATGCGCGTGCTGGAGGACAACCTCCGCAGCCCGTCGGGCGTGAGCTACGTGATGGAGAACCGGCGGGTCATGGCCCGCGTGTTCCCCGACCTGTTCCGGGCCCAGGCGATCGCCGGCGTCGACGACTACCCGCGCCAGCTGCTGCGGGCCCTGCGGGCGACGGCGCCCACGGTGCGCAACCCCCGCATCGTCGTGCTGACCCCCGGCGTCCACAACTCGGCCTACTTCGAGCACGCCCTGCTGGCCCGGCTCATGGGCGTCGACCTGGTCGAGGGGCGGGACCTCATCTGCCGCGACGACGTCGCCTACGTGCGCACCACGGCGGGGGAGGAGCGGGTCGACGTCATCTTCCGGCGCATCGACGACGACTTCCTCGACCCGGTGCAGTTCCGGCCCGACACCGCCCTCGGCGTCGCCGGGCTGGTGCACGCCAACCGGGCCGGCAACGTCACCATCGCCAACGCCATCGGGAACGGCGTGGCCGACGACAAGCTCATGTACACCTACGTGCCCGACCTGATCGAGTACTACCTGGGTGAGCCGGCCATCCTCCGCAACGTCGACACGTACCGGCTCGAGGACCCCGAGGCCCGGGCCCACGTCCTCGACCGCCTCGACCAGATGGTCGTCAAGCCGGTCGACGGCTCCGGCGGGTACGGCCTGGTGTTCGGGCCGTCGTGCACCGACGAGGAGCTGGCCGCGGCCCGGGCCACGATCCTGGCCGAGCCCCGGGGCTGGATCGCCCAGCCCGTCGTCACCCTCTCGACCGCCCCCACGCTGGTCGACGGCCGCCTCCGGCCCCGGCACCTCGACCTGCGGCCCTTCGCCGTCAACGACGGCGAGAAGGTGTGGGTCCTGCCCGGCGGCCTGACCCGGGTCGCCCTCCCCGAGGGCAGCCTGGTCGTGAACTCCAGCCAGGGCGGCGGCTCCAAGGACACCTGGGTGCTCAAGGAGGCGGTGACGCCGGCGCCGGTCGCGGCGCCGCCGGCGGCCGTCGTCCCCGGCGACAAGGAGGCCCGGCGCGAGGCGGCGCCCGTGCCCCTGCAGTTCGGCCCTGCCGACGACCACGAGCGCCAGCACCAGCAGGAGCTCCAGCAGCAGCAGGGGGAGGGGGGCGCGTGCTGA